The following are encoded in a window of Bos indicus isolate NIAB-ARS_2022 breed Sahiwal x Tharparkar chromosome 7, NIAB-ARS_B.indTharparkar_mat_pri_1.0, whole genome shotgun sequence genomic DNA:
- the LOC109560944 gene encoding putative methyl-CpG-binding domain protein 3-like 3 translates to MPEELEKKRQEILVKAKQRRRDRCLLPLRLTSCIFQKPVTRITSHPGNVVKRRPCEETLEKPQQAFAFRRLQGLQVYSPEGEPFRTMDSANVSGLIVQRGAGESLGRAGAWSLHTSSEPIIAQSSDGAELNPRLGLFLPHALCRRPVTVADIRRQSRKVKRARERLIMALRADGLAREAKRARSQKKCS, encoded by the coding sequence ATGCCTGAAGAGCTGGAGAAGAAAAGACAGGAGATTTTAGTCAAGGCCAAGCAGAGGCGTCGTGACAGATGTTTACTTCCTCTGAGGCTGACCAGCTGCATTTTCCAGAAGCCAGTCACAAGGATAACCTCTCATCCTGGCAATGTGGTCAAAAGACGTCCATGCGAGGAGACCCTGGAAAAGCCCCAGCAAGCCTTTGCATTCCGGAGACTGCAGGGACTCCAAGTCTACAGCCCTGAAGGAGAACCTTTCAGGACCATGGACAGCGCAAACGTTTCCGGACTCATTGTCCAGCGTGGTGCCGGTGAATCCCTGGGTCGTGCTGGTGCCTGGTCTCTGCACACTAGCTCTGAGCCCATCATTGCCCAGTCTTCAGATGGGGCAGAGCTCAACCCAAGGTTGGGGCTTTTTCTCCCACACGCCCTCTGCAGACGACCAGTAACAGTTGCAGATATTCGCCGACAGTCTCGGAAAGTGAAGAGAGCAAGGGAGAGATTGATTATGGCCTTGAGGGCAGACGGGCTTGCCAGGGAGGCAAAGAGAGCCAGGAGCCAGAAAAAATGTTCCTga